A section of the Hevea brasiliensis isolate MT/VB/25A 57/8 chromosome 17, ASM3005281v1, whole genome shotgun sequence genome encodes:
- the LOC110633580 gene encoding caffeoylshikimate esterase isoform X2: MDFSLKLGLTPSSFSLTRRKFHSPINHPLKHQLPIVTPPSLKLKSRTISTSSGNPHLTVMAELSKPLDGLSQELNLIASQNLDHAPARRRVRSAFTQLAPTGIRTEEWYERNSRGTEIFLKSWTPPSGVKIKGAVFFCHGYGDTCTFFFEGIAKRIAVAGYVVYALDHPGFGLSEGLHGYIPSFDGLVDNIIERYAKIKGRPELKGLPCFLLGQSMGGAVALKVHLKEAHAWDGVILVAAMCRIAEDVKPPPPVLKALILLSRVMPKAKLLPQRDLAELGFRDLKSRKVAEYNVICYNDRMRLKTAVELLKATEDIEAKLDKVSSPLLILHGAADKVTDPMVSQFLYQKASSKDKTLKLYEGGYHSILEGEPDDRIFAIFDDITRWLDSQCSTK, translated from the exons ATGGATTTTTCTCTTAAACTTGGATTAACGCCGTCCAGCTTTTCTCTTACTCGCCGGAAATTTCACTCTCCGATCAACCATCCACTTAAACACCAACTACCCATTGTTACTCCACCTAGTTTGAAACTCAAGTCTAGAACTATTTCAACATCATCTGGAAATCCCCACCTAACTGTTATGGCCGAGTTAAGCAAGCCCCTTGATGGTCTTAGTCAAGAGCTCAATTTGATTGCATCGCAGAATTTGGATCATGCGCCGGCTCGCAGAAGGGTTCGATCGGCATTCACTCAG TTGGCTCCTACAGGGATTAGAACAGAGGAG TGGTATGAAAGGAATTCAAGAGGTACAGAAATTTTTTTGAAAAGCTGGACGCCTCCATCAGGTGTGAAAATTAAAGGTGCTGTGTTTTTTTGCCATGGATATGGGGATACTTGCACTTTCTTCTTTGAAG GTATTGCAAAGCGAATTGCTGTAGCTGGCTATGTGGTTTATGCTTTGGACCATCCTGGTTTTGGTTTATCTGAAGGATTGCATGGTTACATCCCAAGCTTTGACGGATTGGTTGACAACATCATTGAACGATATGCAAAAATTAAAG GAAGACCTGAATTAAAAGGATTGCCTTGCTTCTTACTGGGGCAGTCGATGGGTGGAGCTGTGGCCCTCAAAGTTCACCTAAAGGAAGCACATGCATGGGATGGAGTAATACTTGTAGCTGCAATGTGCAGA ATTGCAGAGGATGTGAAACCGCCACCACCAGTTTTGAAGGCATTAATACTTTTGTCCAGAGTCATGCCAAAAGCAAAGCTTCTCCCGCAGAGAGATCTAGCAGAGCTGGGCTTCAGAGACCTGAAGTCGAGAAAAGTG GCAGAGTACAATGTAATCTGTTACAACGATCGAATGCGACTAAAAACTGCCGTGGAACTCCTGAAGGCTACAGAGGATATTGAGGCAAAACTGGACAAG gtttcatctccattATTGATTCTCCATGGAGCTGCTGACAAGGTGACAGATCCTATGGTGAGCCAGTTTCTCTACCAGAAGGCCTCTAGCAAAGATAAAACGCTGAAGCTCTATGAAGGAGGTTATCACTCCATTCTTGAAGGGGAACCTGATGACAGAATTTTTGCTATCTTTGATGATATTACTAGATGGCTCGACTCCCAGTGCTCAACTAAGTAA
- the LOC110633580 gene encoding caffeoylshikimate esterase isoform X1 yields the protein MDFSLKLGLTPSSFSLTRRKFHSPINHPLKHQLPIVTPPSLKLKSRTISTSSGNPHLTVMAELSKPLDGLSQELNLIASQNLDHAPARRRVRSAFTQVQQQLDHPLFKLAPTGIRTEEWYERNSRGTEIFLKSWTPPSGVKIKGAVFFCHGYGDTCTFFFEGIAKRIAVAGYVVYALDHPGFGLSEGLHGYIPSFDGLVDNIIERYAKIKGRPELKGLPCFLLGQSMGGAVALKVHLKEAHAWDGVILVAAMCRIAEDVKPPPPVLKALILLSRVMPKAKLLPQRDLAELGFRDLKSRKVAEYNVICYNDRMRLKTAVELLKATEDIEAKLDKVSSPLLILHGAADKVTDPMVSQFLYQKASSKDKTLKLYEGGYHSILEGEPDDRIFAIFDDITRWLDSQCSTK from the exons ATGGATTTTTCTCTTAAACTTGGATTAACGCCGTCCAGCTTTTCTCTTACTCGCCGGAAATTTCACTCTCCGATCAACCATCCACTTAAACACCAACTACCCATTGTTACTCCACCTAGTTTGAAACTCAAGTCTAGAACTATTTCAACATCATCTGGAAATCCCCACCTAACTGTTATGGCCGAGTTAAGCAAGCCCCTTGATGGTCTTAGTCAAGAGCTCAATTTGATTGCATCGCAGAATTTGGATCATGCGCCGGCTCGCAGAAGGGTTCGATCGGCATTCACTCAGGTGCAACAGCAGCTTGACCATCCTCTGTTTAAG TTGGCTCCTACAGGGATTAGAACAGAGGAG TGGTATGAAAGGAATTCAAGAGGTACAGAAATTTTTTTGAAAAGCTGGACGCCTCCATCAGGTGTGAAAATTAAAGGTGCTGTGTTTTTTTGCCATGGATATGGGGATACTTGCACTTTCTTCTTTGAAG GTATTGCAAAGCGAATTGCTGTAGCTGGCTATGTGGTTTATGCTTTGGACCATCCTGGTTTTGGTTTATCTGAAGGATTGCATGGTTACATCCCAAGCTTTGACGGATTGGTTGACAACATCATTGAACGATATGCAAAAATTAAAG GAAGACCTGAATTAAAAGGATTGCCTTGCTTCTTACTGGGGCAGTCGATGGGTGGAGCTGTGGCCCTCAAAGTTCACCTAAAGGAAGCACATGCATGGGATGGAGTAATACTTGTAGCTGCAATGTGCAGA ATTGCAGAGGATGTGAAACCGCCACCACCAGTTTTGAAGGCATTAATACTTTTGTCCAGAGTCATGCCAAAAGCAAAGCTTCTCCCGCAGAGAGATCTAGCAGAGCTGGGCTTCAGAGACCTGAAGTCGAGAAAAGTG GCAGAGTACAATGTAATCTGTTACAACGATCGAATGCGACTAAAAACTGCCGTGGAACTCCTGAAGGCTACAGAGGATATTGAGGCAAAACTGGACAAG gtttcatctccattATTGATTCTCCATGGAGCTGCTGACAAGGTGACAGATCCTATGGTGAGCCAGTTTCTCTACCAGAAGGCCTCTAGCAAAGATAAAACGCTGAAGCTCTATGAAGGAGGTTATCACTCCATTCTTGAAGGGGAACCTGATGACAGAATTTTTGCTATCTTTGATGATATTACTAGATGGCTCGACTCCCAGTGCTCAACTAAGTAA